The genomic window ATAACGCTTTTCTCGTCCACAGAAGCAACATAAGAAGTACTAGTAAGATTTCTCTTTTGTTTAGTTTCTTTCTTAGTTAAGATGTGGCTTTTGTAAGCATTTTTTCTTTTGATCTTACCTG from Chryseobacterium camelliae includes these protein-coding regions:
- the rpmI gene encoding 50S ribosomal protein L35; this encodes MPKLKTKSGAKKRFALTGTGKIKRKNAYKSHILTKKETKQKRNLTSTSYVASVDEKSVMRQLAIK